In Lathyrus oleraceus cultivar Zhongwan6 chromosome 2, CAAS_Psat_ZW6_1.0, whole genome shotgun sequence, the DNA window aaaataaaaacgtatattgagatcaatctgacagacataattaaatatacaaatacacacgaatatttaggggaatttcacttacgcgtcaaccgtcttcttcatactcggatatttactccaattacccggtaacgaatcgagataatacaccattagtctcgaaagatccatagcaaccaacacccagtgaccactgtaaaataaaacaaaaatttagatgcatgaaaattttctacgtaaaagatatacatagattagaatgaaattattagaaagaaaatctaacccgttgccagaattaaacggtaaaaaatacaaactgggtgtagtattatcgccggccaccatgaatctatcgactagttcattcattacggatgttggatttttcgttataaacgttgtgttgatacgggaagcagcaataaaattgaatcggttacacaattcagttccccgcatcaatgtgtcatacatataccttaaatagaaacataataaacattagactactcattgaaatgtgtaaataaattgttcaactaagtaaataatagattgatcggagtaccatatgtatgtatgaatgacagcgatgcccaattcttcgtgttcaaaaagttgttgcatgtcctcctttgcaattaattcggaatgagcaattccgaaaacaccttcatccatatctacactacggatggcgccgtgcataatatctgactcttccaccattttctcaagacgcatcataatttgagattttgtcccggacgtcgttggaatttccttactagctttgtccaacatttgaccgggaacctaaaaatataaattaaatcatgactttttgtgatgcaacagaatcgttgtgtatataattcaatgggtatatatatttgtacctctttttgagatttaggatttgtttttgtcccggacttcg includes these proteins:
- the LOC127121431 gene encoding uncharacterized protein LOC127121431, with amino-acid sequence MLKKAGKDIPTKSGTKTNPKSQKEVPGQMLDKASKEIPTTSGTKSQIMMRLEKMVEESDIMHGAIRSVDMDEGVFGIAHSELIAKEDMQQLFEHEELGIAVIHTYIWYMYDTLMRGTELCNRFNFIAASRINTTFITKNPTSVMNELVDRFMVAGDNTTPSLYFLPFNSGNGGHWVLVAMDLSRLMVYYLDSLPGNWSKYPSMKKTVDA